In Deinococcus reticulitermitis, a single window of DNA contains:
- a CDS encoding ABC transporter ATP-binding protein: MDFLSSPYNFAHDLDFTPGSPPITGVVFKGKRTRELSADAAVSVLEVSKSYPGPHGERTPVLRDIDLDIRRGEFFSLLGPSGCGKTTLLRLLAGFEQPDAGAVLIGGRDMTGVPAHQRPVNTVFQSYALFPHLTVAENVAFGLKQKGVRGADLQAKVARALDTVQIGAFGGRKPEQLSGGQRQRVALARAIVNEPEVLLLDEPLSALDLKLRKQLQVELSNLQEELGMTFVFVTHDQEEALVMSDRIAVMNRGRIEQLGRAEELYERPRTAFVANFLGSSNLIAGKVQAVMGTEALVGTRFGPLRTLHGAGLRPGQDVTLSIRPEKLRMERDDETEGNEVRARVDDIVYTGAENQYLLEAAGERLVAFQLNADIGADEDFDYEEEVALYLPPASLVVLEDA, translated from the coding sequence ATGGATTTCCTCTCCAGCCCCTACAATTTTGCGCATGATCTGGATTTCACGCCGGGGAGCCCGCCGATAACCGGGGTCGTTTTCAAGGGCAAGCGCACCCGTGAACTTTCCGCCGACGCGGCGGTGAGCGTGCTCGAGGTGTCCAAGAGCTACCCGGGGCCGCACGGCGAGCGCACGCCGGTGCTGCGCGACATCGACCTCGACATTCGCCGGGGCGAGTTTTTCAGCCTGCTCGGGCCGTCGGGCTGCGGCAAGACGACGCTGCTGCGCCTGCTCGCGGGCTTCGAGCAACCCGATGCGGGGGCGGTGCTGATCGGCGGGCGCGACATGACCGGCGTGCCGGCCCACCAGCGCCCGGTGAACACGGTCTTTCAGAGTTACGCCCTCTTTCCGCACCTGACCGTCGCCGAGAACGTCGCTTTCGGCCTCAAGCAGAAGGGCGTGCGCGGCGCGGACCTCCAGGCCAAAGTCGCGCGGGCGCTCGACACCGTGCAGATCGGGGCCTTCGGGGGCCGCAAGCCTGAGCAGCTCTCGGGCGGGCAGAGGCAGCGGGTGGCGCTCGCGCGCGCCATCGTGAACGAGCCCGAGGTGCTGCTGCTCGACGAACCGCTCTCGGCCCTGGACCTCAAGCTCCGCAAGCAGCTTCAGGTGGAGCTCTCCAACCTCCAGGAAGAACTCGGCATGACCTTCGTGTTCGTGACCCACGACCAGGAGGAAGCGCTCGTGATGAGTGACCGCATCGCCGTAATGAACCGGGGCCGCATCGAACAGCTCGGGCGGGCCGAGGAACTCTACGAGCGCCCGCGCACCGCCTTCGTCGCCAATTTCCTCGGCAGCTCCAACCTGATCGCCGGCAAGGTGCAGGCCGTGATGGGAACGGAAGCGCTCGTGGGCACCCGCTTCGGGCCGCTGCGGACGCTGCACGGCGCCGGGCTGCGCCCCGGGCAGGACGTGACCCTGAGCATCCGCCCGGAAAAGCTGCGGATGGAGCGCGACGACGAAACCGAAGGCAACGAGGTCCGCGCGCGGGTGGACGACATCGTGTACACCGGCGCCGAGAACCAGTACCTGCTCGAAGCGGCGGGCGAGCGGCTGGTGGCCTTCCAGCTCAACGCCGACATCGGCGCCGACGAGGACTTCGATTATGAGGAGGAAGTCGCCCTCTATCTGCCGCCGGCGAGCCTCGTCGTGCTGGAGGACGCATGA
- a CDS encoding ABC transporter permease, giving the protein MSLTWRRFLGSLGPGVLWLAAFLILPSLIMLGYSLLTRTDLAQVGLPWTLENWQRVFGYDALFEEWVPDNLRVLWRSLLIAAASTALCVLMGYPLAFYIARQEARRKNLLLLLLIIPFWTNFLIRVYAWILILRPFDLVPSLTATFLGMVYALLPFFVLPVYSSVEKVDWRLLEAAQDLGAPPARAFFAGVFPQTLPGLVAGVLLTFIPALGMFVVSDILGGAKTALIGNLIQNQFGQAGDWPYGSALSFLLMGAVLLGLWLYARAAGQKGLEELV; this is encoded by the coding sequence ATGAGCCTCACCTGGCGCCGCTTCCTCGGCTCGCTCGGCCCCGGCGTGCTGTGGCTCGCGGCCTTCCTGATCCTGCCGTCCCTGATCATGCTGGGCTACTCGCTGCTCACCCGCACCGACCTCGCGCAGGTGGGGCTGCCCTGGACGCTGGAAAACTGGCAGCGCGTCTTCGGCTACGACGCCCTGTTTGAGGAATGGGTGCCCGACAACCTGCGGGTGCTGTGGCGCTCGCTCCTGATCGCGGCGGCGAGCACAGCGCTGTGCGTCCTGATGGGCTATCCGCTCGCCTTCTACATCGCCCGGCAGGAGGCGCGGCGCAAGAACCTGCTCTTGCTGCTGCTGATCATTCCCTTCTGGACCAACTTCCTGATCCGGGTCTACGCCTGGATTCTGATTCTGCGGCCCTTCGACCTCGTGCCGAGCCTCACGGCGACGTTTCTGGGAATGGTGTACGCGCTGCTCCCCTTTTTCGTGCTGCCGGTGTATTCGAGCGTGGAGAAGGTGGACTGGCGGCTGCTGGAGGCCGCGCAGGACCTCGGGGCGCCGCCCGCGCGGGCTTTTTTCGCCGGGGTCTTCCCCCAGACCTTGCCGGGGCTGGTGGCCGGCGTGCTGCTGACCTTCATTCCGGCGCTCGGGATGTTCGTGGTGTCGGACATCCTCGGCGGGGCCAAGACGGCGCTGATTGGCAACCTGATCCAGAACCAGTTCGGGCAGGCGGGCGACTGGCCTTACGGCTCGGCGCTGAGTTTCCTCCTGATGGGCGCCGTGCTGCTCGGGCTGTGGCTCTACGCGCGCGCGGCGGGGCAAAAGGGTCTGGAGGAACTCGTATGA
- a CDS encoding HNH endonuclease translates to MARRRPVSDWPPPPREPPRCALCERQTPVLTDHHLIPRSQGRRQGVRVADLPTAALCPACHKFLHRTFTNAELAGEYRDVSTLLAHEDVRRFVAWVQRQPASKGVRIR, encoded by the coding sequence ATGGCCCGCCGCCGCCCCGTTTCCGACTGGCCGCCGCCCCCGCGCGAGCCCCCGCGCTGCGCCCTGTGTGAGCGCCAGACGCCGGTTCTGACCGACCATCACCTGATTCCCAGGTCGCAGGGCCGGCGCCAGGGCGTGCGGGTGGCCGACCTGCCGACCGCCGCGCTGTGTCCCGCCTGCCACAAGTTCCTGCACCGGACCTTCACGAACGCCGAGCTGGCCGGCGAATACCGCGACGTGAGCACGCTGCTTGCCCATGAGGATGTGCGGCGCTTCGTGGCGTGGGTGCAGCGCCAGCCGGCGAGCAAGGGAGTGCGGATTCGTTAG
- a CDS encoding polyamine ABC transporter substrate-binding protein yields the protein MKRLLLASLLLLTACHRVETTDSAAEGNGTTTPAPQSAGDGRTLRLFMWSEYIDPEVVKAFEQAEGARVVIDTYESNEAMLAKLQGGGASYDLANPSNYVVQTMRRAKLLQPLRKERLRNFGNLAAGFVNPPFDPGNEYTVPYQFAATGLAYNAGRYTPPNESWALIFGPEDRVKFALLDDPREVIGAALKYLGFSVNTGRVEELRAARDLLRRTVQKRGFESFAGGPEIRNKLLAGSIDLGQIYVGDLLSGAAEDPDLKVFLPTPGTTISTDLLVLLRGSPNPDLARRFIDFVLDPENSAAISNYTYYGNPNRAAAPLLDPFLKAQPAFNPTDEDFRSGRVEFINELPLGRTPRLYDRIWTELKSN from the coding sequence GTGAAACGGCTGCTGCTGGCCTCGCTCCTCCTGCTGACCGCCTGCCACCGCGTCGAGACCACCGACAGCGCCGCTGAAGGCAACGGAACCACCACCCCGGCGCCGCAGAGTGCGGGGGACGGGCGGACCCTGCGCCTCTTCATGTGGTCCGAGTACATCGACCCCGAGGTGGTCAAAGCGTTCGAGCAGGCCGAGGGCGCCCGCGTCGTGATCGACACCTATGAGAGCAACGAGGCGATGCTCGCCAAGTTGCAGGGCGGTGGCGCAAGCTACGACCTCGCCAACCCGAGCAACTACGTCGTGCAGACGATGCGGCGTGCCAAACTCCTCCAGCCGCTGCGCAAGGAGAGGCTCAGGAACTTCGGTAACCTCGCCGCCGGCTTCGTCAACCCGCCCTTTGACCCCGGCAACGAGTACACCGTGCCGTACCAGTTTGCCGCGACTGGCCTCGCCTACAACGCGGGGCGCTACACGCCGCCGAATGAGAGCTGGGCACTGATCTTCGGCCCCGAAGACCGGGTGAAGTTCGCCCTGCTCGACGACCCGCGCGAGGTGATCGGCGCGGCGCTCAAGTACCTGGGCTTCTCGGTCAACACGGGGCGGGTGGAAGAACTGCGCGCGGCGCGCGACCTGCTGCGGCGCACGGTGCAGAAGCGCGGCTTCGAGTCCTTTGCGGGCGGTCCCGAGATCCGCAACAAGCTGCTCGCGGGGAGCATCGACCTCGGGCAGATCTACGTGGGCGACCTGCTGAGCGGCGCCGCCGAGGACCCCGACCTCAAGGTTTTCCTGCCCACGCCCGGCACGACCATCTCGACCGACCTCCTCGTGCTGCTGCGCGGCTCGCCCAATCCGGACCTCGCGCGGCGCTTCATCGACTTCGTGCTCGATCCGGAAAACAGCGCCGCGATTTCCAACTACACCTACTACGGCAACCCCAACCGCGCCGCCGCGCCGCTGCTCGACCCCTTTCTCAAGGCGCAGCCGGCCTTCAACCCCACCGACGAGGACTTTCGCAGCGGGCGGGTCGAGTTCATCAACGAGTTGCCGCTCGGGCGCACGCCCCGGCTCTACGACCGCATCTGGACCGAGCTCAAGAGCAATTGA
- a CDS encoding ABC transporter permease: protein MTRTHPLLSLWAWVTYAFLYLPILVLIVFSFNDSRFGATWEGFTTRWYSVLFARSDVREALTNTLLVALTSTLISTVLGTLVGFGLWRYALRFRTPLTFLLVTPIVIPDVVMGVMLLMFYALVRGGLELSGWTFENGFWTVMFAHVTFQISYVALTVRSRLAGYGQDLMEAASDLGANTVQAFRQVILPLALPGVLAGALLAFTLSLDDFVVTYFTSGSGFRTLPVLIYTSVKRGVTPDINALSTLLVLFTVVAILAANALIRPRRPARDGGGNGGEA, encoded by the coding sequence ATGACCCGCACCCATCCGCTGCTGTCGCTGTGGGCGTGGGTGACCTACGCCTTTCTTTACCTGCCGATCCTCGTCCTGATCGTGTTTTCCTTCAACGACTCGCGCTTCGGGGCGACCTGGGAGGGCTTCACGACCCGCTGGTACTCGGTGCTGTTCGCCCGCTCCGACGTGCGCGAGGCGCTGACGAACACGCTGCTCGTGGCGCTGACGAGCACCCTGATCAGCACGGTGCTCGGCACGCTCGTGGGCTTCGGGCTGTGGCGCTATGCGCTGCGCTTCCGCACGCCGCTCACCTTCCTGCTCGTGACGCCCATCGTGATTCCCGACGTGGTGATGGGCGTGATGCTGCTGATGTTCTACGCCCTGGTGCGCGGCGGCCTGGAACTGAGCGGCTGGACCTTCGAGAACGGCTTCTGGACCGTGATGTTCGCGCACGTCACCTTCCAGATCAGCTACGTGGCGCTCACCGTGCGCTCGCGGCTCGCGGGGTACGGGCAGGACCTGATGGAAGCGGCGTCCGACCTCGGTGCGAACACGGTGCAGGCGTTCCGGCAGGTGATCTTGCCGCTCGCGCTGCCGGGGGTGCTCGCCGGGGCGCTGCTTGCGTTCACGCTCTCGCTCGACGATTTCGTGGTGACCTACTTCACGAGCGGCTCGGGCTTCCGCACGCTGCCGGTGCTGATCTACACGTCGGTCAAGCGCGGCGTGACGCCCGACATCAACGCGCTGAGCACGCTGCTCGTGCTGTTCACGGTGGTGGCGATCCTGGCGGCCAACGCCCTGATTCGCCCGCGCCGCCCGGCTCGGGACGGGGGCGGGAATGGGGGAGAGGCGTGA
- a CDS encoding acyl-CoA dehydrogenase family protein gives MDFTLSDEQRQLQQLARDFARKEIMPVAAEYDQKEELPWQVVEKAFEVGLLNAAIPEHAGGLGLGMVDECLIGEELAYGCMGIYTILMASELGITPILVGGTEEQQKRFLTPLTEKPSLAAFALSEPNNGSDAAGMHTTAVLDGDEWVINGTKMWISNGGVAEITVVFATTDKQGGHKATVALVVPKDAPGFSWNKIKHKMGQRASLTSELVFENVRVPRANQLGGLGDGFKIAMKTLDKTRIPVAAGSVGLARRALDESVKYAKEREAFGKPISTFQAIQFKLAEMAMGIETGRLMYQKAAWLVDQGQPHGFESAIAKAYCSDMAFDAANEAIQVHGGYGYVGEYPVEKLLRDVKLNQIYEGTNEIQRVVISRNLLK, from the coding sequence ATGGATTTCACGCTGTCCGACGAACAACGCCAGCTTCAGCAGCTTGCCCGCGACTTCGCCCGCAAGGAGATCATGCCGGTGGCCGCCGAGTATGACCAGAAAGAGGAGTTGCCCTGGCAAGTGGTGGAAAAAGCCTTCGAGGTCGGGCTGCTCAACGCCGCGATTCCCGAGCACGCGGGCGGGCTGGGCCTCGGCATGGTGGACGAGTGCCTGATCGGTGAGGAGCTCGCCTACGGCTGCATGGGCATCTACACCATCCTGATGGCCTCCGAACTCGGCATCACCCCGATTCTGGTCGGCGGCACCGAGGAGCAGCAGAAGCGCTTCCTGACGCCGCTCACCGAGAAGCCCAGCCTGGCCGCTTTCGCCCTGAGCGAGCCCAACAACGGCTCCGACGCCGCCGGGATGCACACCACGGCGGTGCTCGATGGCGACGAGTGGGTCATCAACGGCACCAAGATGTGGATCTCCAACGGCGGCGTGGCCGAGATCACGGTGGTCTTCGCCACCACCGACAAGCAGGGCGGACACAAGGCGACGGTGGCGCTCGTGGTGCCCAAGGACGCGCCGGGCTTTTCCTGGAACAAGATCAAGCACAAGATGGGTCAGCGCGCCAGCCTGACCAGTGAGCTCGTGTTCGAGAACGTGCGCGTGCCGCGCGCGAACCAGCTCGGCGGCCTCGGCGACGGCTTCAAGATCGCCATGAAGACGCTCGACAAGACCCGCATCCCGGTCGCTGCCGGCTCGGTCGGCCTCGCCCGGCGCGCGCTCGACGAGTCGGTGAAGTACGCCAAGGAGCGCGAGGCCTTCGGCAAGCCGATCAGCACCTTCCAGGCCATCCAGTTCAAGCTCGCTGAGATGGCGATGGGCATCGAGACGGGGCGCCTGATGTACCAGAAGGCCGCCTGGCTGGTGGACCAGGGCCAGCCGCACGGTTTCGAGAGCGCCATCGCCAAGGCCTACTGCTCGGACATGGCCTTTGACGCCGCCAACGAGGCGATTCAGGTCCACGGCGGCTACGGCTACGTCGGCGAGTACCCGGTCGAGAAGCTGCTGCGCGACGTCAAGCTCAACCAGATCTACGAGGGCACCAACGAGATTCAGCGCGTGGTGATCAGCCGGAATCTGCTGAAGTAG
- the map gene encoding type I methionyl aminopeptidase, with the protein MSRVSLKSAREIEIMRRAGALVAETFRVLEPHVRAGVTLKDLDRLAEEFIRKNGAVPAYLGYGPKHNPFPGTICASVNEVICHGIPDGRVLKEGDIIGVDIGVLLDGYYGDACTTYTVGAVRPEVQGLVDTTREALHAALDVVRPGARVGDIGHAIQTLAEGRGYGVVREYTGHGIGKRLHEEPTIHHWGARYTGLKLQPGMVFTIEPMINLGVPDTRLLPDGWTVITGDKQPSAQFEHTVVVTPKGHEILTL; encoded by the coding sequence ATGAGCCGCGTGTCCCTGAAGTCTGCCCGTGAAATCGAGATCATGCGCCGCGCCGGGGCACTCGTGGCCGAAACCTTCCGGGTGCTGGAGCCGCACGTCAGGGCCGGCGTGACCCTCAAGGATCTAGACCGCCTCGCCGAGGAGTTCATCCGCAAGAACGGGGCGGTGCCCGCCTACCTCGGCTACGGCCCCAAACACAATCCCTTTCCCGGGACGATCTGCGCGTCGGTCAACGAGGTGATCTGCCACGGCATTCCCGACGGGCGCGTGCTGAAGGAAGGCGACATCATCGGCGTGGACATCGGGGTGTTGCTGGACGGCTATTACGGCGACGCCTGCACCACCTACACCGTCGGCGCGGTCAGGCCCGAGGTGCAGGGGCTGGTGGACACCACCCGTGAGGCCCTGCACGCCGCGCTCGACGTGGTGCGGCCCGGCGCGCGGGTGGGCGACATCGGGCACGCGATTCAGACGCTCGCCGAGGGCCGGGGCTACGGCGTGGTGCGCGAGTACACCGGGCACGGCATCGGTAAGCGGCTGCACGAGGAGCCCACCATCCACCACTGGGGCGCGCGCTACACCGGCCTCAAGCTCCAGCCCGGCATGGTGTTCACCATCGAGCCGATGATCAACCTCGGCGTCCCCGACACCCGGCTCCTCCCTGACGGCTGGACCGTAATCACCGGCGACAAGCAGCCGAGCGCGCAGTTCGAGCACACGGTGGTGGTGACGCCGAAGGGGCATGAGATTCTGACGCTGTGA